Proteins encoded by one window of Vidua chalybeata isolate OUT-0048 chromosome 8, bVidCha1 merged haplotype, whole genome shotgun sequence:
- the LOC128791832 gene encoding C-type lectin domain family 2 member H-like isoform X1: MGRGECAVRSRSTESGCDLEESEFCFTHGVVKECLHPREGPAARVPHLPGAQEVTWYKHRDATCERAGSEDVENGFCTSGGSVRVPLDPQGTSATGNEHKRKIFRRFPGKWFSSHSMLVALLILLLLVLVLALGVALAVQSAAQVPLTPATPLLILGCPRGWVGYNGVCYYLSRDYGTWEQGQERCSELGASLAILKDEAMDLLFHLRGNVDYWLGLRRRGERLHWGDGSSYSSSVPVLGNSECVYLADDKFRSEMCSNERPYVCSKAQAAL; the protein is encoded by the exons ATGGGTCGGGGGGAATGTGCTGTTAGATCCCGCTCGACGGAGTCTGGCTGTGACCTGGAGGAGAGTGAATTCTGCTTCACTCATGGAGTTGTGAAGGAGTGCCTGCATCCCCGGGAGGGACCAGCAGCCAGGGTTCCACACTTGCCTGGAGCACAAGAAGTCACTTGGTATAAGCACAGGGATGCTACTTGTGAGCGTGCAGGGAGTGAAGATGTGGAAAATGGATTCTGCACCAGTGGGGGGAGTGTGAGggtgcccctggatccccagggCACATCAGCAACTGGCAAtgaacacaaaaggaaaatattcagaagaTTCCCGG GTAAATGGTTCAGCTCCCATTCCATGCTCGTGGCGCTGCTgattctgctgctcctggtgctggtgctggcttTGGGGGTGGCCTTGGCTGTGCAGTCAG cagcacaggttCCACTTACACCTGCGACTCCGCTGTTGATTCTGGGCTGTCCCCGTGGCTGGGTTGGCTACAATGGAGTCTGCTACTACTTGTCAAGGGATTACGGCACCTGGGAGCAGGGTCAGGAACGGTGCTCCGAGCTCGGGGCCTCCCTGGCCATTCTCAAGGATGAGGCCATG GATTTGCTCTTCCACCTCCGCGGGAACGTCGATTACTGGCTCGGGCTGCGCAGACGGGGCGAGCGCCTGCACTGGGGGGACGGCAGCAGCTACAGCTCCTC ggtTCCTGTCCTGGGCAATTCCGAGTGTGTGTACCTGGCTGACGATAAATTCAGGAGTGAGATGTGCTCAAATGAGCGGCCGTATGTCTGCAGCAAGGCTCAAGCTGCCCTGTAA
- the LOC128791832 gene encoding C-type lectin domain family 2 member D-like isoform X2, producing MGRGECAVRSRSTESGCDLEESEFCFTHGVVKECLHPREGPAARVPHLPGAQEVTWYKHRDATCERAGSEDVENGFCTSGGSVRVPLDPQGTSATGNEHKRKIFRRFPGKWFSSHSMLVALLILLLLVLVLALGVALAVQSAQVPLTPATPLLILGCPRGWVGYNGVCYYLSRDYGTWEQGQERCSELGASLAILKDEAMDLLFHLRGNVDYWLGLRRRGERLHWGDGSSYSSSVPVLGNSECVYLADDKFRSEMCSNERPYVCSKAQAAL from the exons ATGGGTCGGGGGGAATGTGCTGTTAGATCCCGCTCGACGGAGTCTGGCTGTGACCTGGAGGAGAGTGAATTCTGCTTCACTCATGGAGTTGTGAAGGAGTGCCTGCATCCCCGGGAGGGACCAGCAGCCAGGGTTCCACACTTGCCTGGAGCACAAGAAGTCACTTGGTATAAGCACAGGGATGCTACTTGTGAGCGTGCAGGGAGTGAAGATGTGGAAAATGGATTCTGCACCAGTGGGGGGAGTGTGAGggtgcccctggatccccagggCACATCAGCAACTGGCAAtgaacacaaaaggaaaatattcagaagaTTCCCGG GTAAATGGTTCAGCTCCCATTCCATGCTCGTGGCGCTGCTgattctgctgctcctggtgctggtgctggcttTGGGGGTGGCCTTGGCTGTGCAGTCAG cacaggttCCACTTACACCTGCGACTCCGCTGTTGATTCTGGGCTGTCCCCGTGGCTGGGTTGGCTACAATGGAGTCTGCTACTACTTGTCAAGGGATTACGGCACCTGGGAGCAGGGTCAGGAACGGTGCTCCGAGCTCGGGGCCTCCCTGGCCATTCTCAAGGATGAGGCCATG GATTTGCTCTTCCACCTCCGCGGGAACGTCGATTACTGGCTCGGGCTGCGCAGACGGGGCGAGCGCCTGCACTGGGGGGACGGCAGCAGCTACAGCTCCTC ggtTCCTGTCCTGGGCAATTCCGAGTGTGTGTACCTGGCTGACGATAAATTCAGGAGTGAGATGTGCTCAAATGAGCGGCCGTATGTCTGCAGCAAGGCTCAAGCTGCCCTGTAA